AGCGGTGGTATCCTGGCAGGGTCCACGGCCGCAGCCGCTCAGGCCTACTACGGCAACGTCGCCGCTGGAAGCATCGTCTCCCAGCTGACAGCCGTTGCCATGGCTGCTCCTACACCGTAAGTACATAGACtaagattttgattaaaaagaaTGGCCgagagtttcttgctagctcttctcataaggctctaccccctttccgagctagtggtagattcagtaattgtaacgactatcataagtgtcaatatttgacctatatgaataaatgatttgattgattaATTGATTGAACATCCATTCTCAGTAATACTCACAAATACTGTGAGCCCTCATAGTGCAGACGAAGCGCAGGGTTAATTAAGTTCATACTTAATACTTGACAATTTAAGCCACAGTTACCGTTAATATGTGTCTGTACTTGTGtgtgtttatgttttaaatatcaagcttattcacaaaacatttCGTACGACCGAAGTACTAGTTAACAACGCACAACAACAAAGAACACGAGTTTTCGCTCGTTCATTATTTTTGAAGCTGCTTCAAAAATAATGAACATTAACCTTTATTTACCAATCAGTAGTGATAACATAAGCCTAAacatcatcataataatatgaaacccTTAACTCTGCATTAGTAATCATATAGAGATCACTATAGGGATAACTATTCAATATgtttgattaaatattatttgttacaggTAATTTCTGAGCGAGCGTCAGTAAACATGTACGCACGTGTCATGGAATAAAGTTTCCACATGAGAAcccaatgttttatttaccGTTATTTACTTACCACATATTGACATAATATACATGTACATCATGTATATTATGTCAATACCTATCTAGCTAGGTGTCTAAGTCTCAGACACTATTATTTCAGTAATGCGATAGTTACTGATCTACATTAAGTAGTGTATAGCCACCGTTTACTATATTTTTGATAGCAGGGAGTAACAACGTGGGTGCTTACTTTATAtctatcaatataaataattcaaacattgtgtatttaagttaaatagAAAACCATAATGCAAgttagaataatttttaatatattatattttacatgatTGATCGTAATTTTACCAAAACGGTGAATAGGTACAATTTATCTCGACATGTTGAAACAgatgtattaaatttattgtgcGTTGGCATGCAATTGGTAGTAGAGTCCCTTGCGGTCGATGAGTTCTTGATGAGTGCCGGCCTCGGCCACGACGCCGCCGCGCAGCACGCACACGAGGTCCGCGTGCCGCACGGTGCTGAGGCGGTGCGCGATGCTGACGCACGTGCGCGACGTGCTCGCCGCGTCCAGCGCCGCCTGCACCACCTGCACCACCACCACCGTGACAACTATGCCCAATAAACGCCATCTATGGTACCCGACTATTATAGTAAAGATAGACGCTGAATCGCGTTTTCGGAATGTTCTATGCGATACAAATTGCCAAAATTGTTAATGCCTCATcgcattaattaacaattattatctGAAGCCATGTACTGACATATTGTCCAAATATACGCGTAGTCTTTAACGCTTAGTCCGTACAAGGCTTTATAAGCATTTCTTCCACTAACAAAGATGAACACCCGAACACTTAAGTTTCCTAGGTTAATTAAGCTGGCTAATTAAGTGACGTCCACGCTACAAATTTGACTCATTCCGTATACTCACCTTTTCACTCTCGGTGTCCAAAGCACTGGTCGCTTCGTCTAGCAAGAGTATCTTAGGTTGTCGTATTAGTGCCCTGGCAATCGCAATCCGCTGCTTCTGTCCGCCTGATAACTGCGTACCCTTCGCACCAATGTTTGTGTCGTACCCCTGTGTTGAGGATACAGCAATATGAGCAACGtaaaacagaaaatatagaGCAATTCAGCAACAAAATGGCTACTTTTCGGCAGATATTACTCTACGAGCAACCACTAACGTTAATAACTAACGGTGATAATGAAGTTTATGGTAAAATGTGAGAATAGAGTATTTACCAGGGGTAAGGAGACAATAAAATCGTGTATGTTTGCTTGTTTGGCAGCTTCCACGACCTCTTGGTGAGAGGGCGAGCGCGAGTTGTCGCCATACTTGATATTATCTTCGATACTATAGTCGAACAACGTCGGCTCCTGAGACACAAGTCCGAACGCACCGCGCGCTTCCGACAGTAATAAATTAGGTAACGGTATTCCATCCAGGTTCTGACATACAAAAACATTCgggtttattataattattatgaggtACTTTACCTATTAATcgttattaaacatttattttatgttattgaataagtatttaatGAATCTCGTTGTTTGATATTACAAATGAtaagtttgtaaattaaataatacctataaaattACTAACGACTGTTCCAGCATCGGCGTCGTAGAACCTCTGTAGGAGCTGAATCACAGTGCTCTTACCACAGCCGCTGGCCCCAACTAGAGCAATAGTTTTACCGCTTTCTATCTACAAAGTAATGGATTGcacaaaatatatacaaaaacatGGGCACAACATTAGATGGTTTCAGCGTAATATTATGTGCTATTTTACACCAGGCAAGAAATAAATTCCTGTAtgatattatcataaaattggAGTGCAAAATATGATGTCTAGTAAGTAGTAACTGATCAACTTCGAAAGAATGCTATTGCGTTTTTGCGTGATAATCTGGATCTGGATCCCCTAACATGGACATGAGTATGAGAAAAAGGTTCCTTTAAAAGTTGCAAGTATACCTGTAGGTCTATACCACGTAGTATTTGTGTACCAGGTCTTGTAGGATAAGTGAACATCACATCTTTGAGACTTGCTTCTCCCTTGGCCACCTATATAAAGTACTTATAATCATATATGTTTATTTggctaaaaacttttttaaaggATAATTTCCTTTTTAACGGAAGAATATACAACAGAAGGAAAGGAATATTAATAACAGTTTTAACGTAACTACAAATTAATAGCACAGCACAGCCTAAGATTAGAAGCACTAACAAAAATTTAGGAATACAAATAGACAGAAGCAATCTTAAGAGCGTCCTTGTTATTTGACTACTTTTCCTGGAAGGTTTTaatttgtaagtaaaattaatataaaaaaagttctAACAAATGGTGTAACTGCTGGCGATGCGGGATCATATATGGTAGGTTTGCTATTGAGTAGAGCCATGATCCTGGACGCCGCGGCCACTCCCCTCTGGATGTCCGGAACGAACATGAATGCGTTCTGCGCTTGTATTGAAGCCAGTTGCAGCGACTGCGTCGTGCTAAGTCAGTGCAACAGTAGATTAGTTAAGGCAATGTTTTTGCAGGTATTCGTAtcgactgaaatatttttttgaatattcGCCTCACGGCATGCTCGTGTAGCACCTACAAACGTGTCACTTCGAATTTCTCAGTCCCGTCCTAGTTTTTCAACGTTCTCGTATTCAACGTCGACCTACATACAGTCCGCAGACGGAACGCCCGTTTCGCATATTGTTCGAGGGATACACGTACAAAAAGGCGATAGTTACATCAAGATGGCGTGGTAGTCGATGGACTCGGAGACGATGAGGTGTCCGCCGTAGGATATGGCGGCCGTGTTCATGAAGTTGAACATGGAGCGCGAGAGGCCGGCGACGAGGCCGCGCACGtgcgccccgcgccgcgccgcgcccagCGCCGGCGCCAGCGCGCGCGCGTAGTCCCGCAGCGCGCCGCGCTCGCGCCCCAGCGCCGCCACCGTGCGCACGTTGCTCACCGCCTCCAGCGCTATCTGCGACACCGCAGGCTTCACTTCATGCACTCGAAAACGATTAGCGCTCCTATCCTCACCATAAACGATTACCTTGAAAGCTAGCTTATAAGGTAAGTTGGCGAAGTATTTTCTCCTAGGTCACGAACAGTTATTATGCAAAATGATGATACCACATCGTAAACCTACCTTAGTACCGTCTTCTAAAGCCTTTGCGTTTGAGAACGATTCCTTGATAGCCGCTTTAGACTGGTAGTAGAAAACTACCATAGCGAGAGGCACGAAGGCGAGGGCGACCAGCCCGACTCGCCACTCGAACCACATCGCCAGCACTAGCGCCAGCCCCACCGACCCGATGCCTTGAAAACACAGTCCCAAGCGCTGACCTGTTGCCTGAAAACGTACATTACTTACACTAACATGACAAAAGGAGACAATTTTTCTCCTGCGCACAAAATGGAGGAAATGATAGATTTTCAACtactactttatatttatatttgaaaaaaatgtaggtGTAAAATCCACTTACTCTTTGCGCCTGCGAGGTCTCGGCAGAGAGCCTGGTGCACAGTGCCCCGACGGAGTTAGCTTTCTCATCGAAGTACGACACCTGCTGTCTGAGCAAGTGTTCAAACATGCGGCCGCGCAAGTCCTCCGTCATGTGCGCGCCAGACACGCCGAACGAAAGTATCTTACAGAGTacaacaatatcattaaatctatactaatattataaagctgaaaaatttgtttctttgattgtttatttgtttgtttgacgtgcttatctcaggaactactggtctgatttgaaaaattctttcagtggtAGATAGTCTATtgatcgaggaaggctataggctatataacatcacgctacggcccaTTATTAATCATGTGCTAGAAAATCTGGAGGTGACGAACGCTCGACTACCGttgcttaaaatatattctaagaTACAATAGAAGCGATGGATGAATTGAGATGATGATGAGAGATAGAGAGCAACTgagtggaataaataatcacatGACAACCAATCCTTTTACTGATGACTTTGAAAACAAATCTGTAAATTAACGGGACAATTAACTAGTTACTTTCGGATATGGCGTGgtaaaattgcaaatattttttttatacacaaacataataacGGTTCCCAGGTTTGCAGCTCACTGCAAagtttaagttataataaaaaagattacTTACCTCAATCAAATTAGATAATCCTATTACAATACCAATCATCATGCAGAACAGAGACACTTCCTCCACTTTTGCCATCACATAACTAGGGTTAGGATCTGACATTgcctttaataattaaaaatatacaattaacaaTTGATATATCACaatgaaattttatgaataGTCAGTttagacttgctacacacatattcgattcggcaaGTACGGTTTGGCAATTTTcattgaacaacaaaaccgactcgaggCAATTACTGCACTaattgttcggcttgtgccgatcgggtagttATTTCGAGTCCGATCGCAATAATTCGGTTTAAATACTCAGGCGTTTTCCCCTGAACATCATCTAAAAAATATCCGAACCGATATGTGTGTACCAAGCCTCACTCAAAATTAACGCACTTTGAACAAATCGCCAAAAGCAACAATGAACAACGGCATTGAGAAGCCGTTGACGATAGAGAACAATATGCCCAGCACCATCCATTTCCAGTCCTTTGCCTTCAATGCTAACACGCTCCAGTATGATAGTTTTGGCACTTTTTCTTCACTCTCCTCGTGTAACTTCTGACGAACAATAACTAATATCAATGCTTGGTTAGTACgaactattattttgtttaaggtAATTTATGTAACGCGCtgacccccgatttctgagtacatttagcggtagtttatctattcaatagcattatttttacacgagtttaaacgctattgaataaataaactaccgcttaatctatctcagaaaccgggggctattATGCCATAAATCTGTgaacttaaatttaaaaaataggtatCTACAGATACACATACTAAAACagtaggaaaaataaatatttaggaaatATTTACACTTGTTTGATCTTCATTCTCCGCATCAAATTGTGACTCTTTAGATTCCTCTCGAATCGACAAATTATCTGTCAGAGACAAACACATTAAAACCATGGACGCACAAACGGCAATCATTTAATGAAAAACTGAAAAGCCAGACATGAACCAAATGGTACAGGGGTAAGAAAAGAACGTGCAGCCAAACAATTTGTATGAAGAGAGGAAGGAGCACAAATTACGTAGTTTATTTATCACAACCGCGTCTTTTTCTAGTCTTACGTCCTTTCAACCTGGTTTGAGCCTCGAAATTTTACCATCTTTCGTTTCTGCCGTCTCAATTGGTTGTTGCAAGCCCACCATGTCGTGATAAAGGCCACGTTTCTCTATGAGCTCGTCGTGGGTGCCCGACTCCACCACCTCGCCATCTTTCATCACGTGTATGACAGTCGCGTGACGAATAGTCGACAGACGATGCGCCACTATTATCGTGGTGCGACCCATCGCAGCCTGGTATTAAACCAAAAAACTGGATTTAACACAATTTCAAGTTAAAACGGATGATATTGGTTCATTAGATTGATTGCTTACGAATATGAATGCAGTCACCTTATCTAAAGCTTTCCGCACTTTCGCTTCGGAAGCGGTGTCGAGCGCGGAAGTGGCTTCATCGAGAAGTAGGAGACGAGGCTGACGCACCAGAGCACGGGCGATAGCGATACGCTGTTTCTGACCACCGGACATTGACGTTCCACGCTCACCCACTGTAGTTTCATAGCCCTAGCCGGtacaacacatttattttaaacgagtTAAGGTAGGTGAGCTTTTTCCATTGTGCTATGAGACCAACCCAACTAGCTTTAAGTTCGCGCATTATAAAATAGTAACTAATCTTGATACCTTTGGAAGCTTCACAATAAACTTATGAGCGTTAGCTTGTTTAGCAGCAGTTTCTATTTCATCGTTGGTAGCGTCTTCCTTCCCAAAGCGTATGTTTTCTCGCACAGTGGTGTTAAAGAGCACCGGCTCCTGACGCACGTGCCCCATCTGTGATCGCAACCACGCCACCGACAGCTCACGGACGTCTGTACCGTCTAGATATACCTGATACAGTGATATTATTGTTGCTGAAACTGTTTTTTAGTATTGAAGCACTCAATAGACACCTCATCAGGTCTCAGGTCCTCAGGTCATATCAAAAAGTCTGTCCACTTGTATGTTATACTTGTATGTTTGGAGACCAAAAGCAACAAAAAAGCGAAGACATAAATGTAGATATTACAATTTAAACGCCAACTTACCAAGAACGTAATTTATGAGCAAATGTCTCTAAAGTATTTTGCATCAGACACTAACAAACATTTGAtggtaaaaattaaataacttacacTGCCGCTGGAAACATCATAGTATCTCGATATGAGAGTTATGACGGTGGACTTGCCGCTGCCGGAGTGTCCCACTATCGCTACTATATCTCCAGGGTTTATAGTAAGATTTATTCCTTTTATCacctaaaattttaattggtGAAGTAAAGTACGAAATGAAAAGTTAGCTGCAGCCAGGAGGATACAAAATTAAAGTGATTCAATCATATTAAAGCCATGACAACGAGACATAACTATATGTACTTTCGCGAATACTTCTTTGCGTAAAAAACAGTAGGTAGCTCAGTGCTCACATATTTCTCAAATAATAAACGTTAGGTAAGGAGTACAACGAGGAAGGCgcaaacggagatggcgggacgacTTGGACGCGTTCCTGGACGATTGGCCGTAAGCAGGAAGCgtccgaggggactggaagtctaggggagacgcctttgctcagcagtgggataaagaaacaggctagataaaaaaaaacaaaaaagagcaTGAAAACAAAGATTAAGGTACTAACAGGAACATCAGGTCGAGAAGGATAGCTGAAGTGTACATTCTTGAATTCAACTCTGCCTGCAATTGTTGGCGGTTTCAACCCACGATCCAGTAGAGGGTTGATAGTGGGCACGTTATCTAACACACGGTATATTTGTGCTCCAGCGCCGCGAGCCACGCCCATCACTTGAACGAGGGGACCGACCGAGCTGAACGACCCCAGAGCCGCCATTACTCCAATAAATACCTGCCATTTCAAAACACTTTAgattctttctttttttcttttttttaaagactactcccgcactaagaattgctcttgtgccacGGGgactacaaacatacaaacaacggacacaaagcacaaccagacccgaaacaattatttgtggatcgcacaaataattgctccgtgtgggagtcgaacccacgacctcccgacgcagtggtatcggcgtggcgacctaaaccactgcgccacggaggcagtcgaacgATTCAGATGGTTAATACTTCCTTTAAGCAgtgattttcttttcaaatattcATATAGGTACATCCCTGCATAACTGAGACTTACGGCGCTGCTAGTGTATCATGTAAATTACGtcaactttaattaaaattgtattgaattattgcACCAGGTATAATCTGCCTCCATTTGTCGGTGTCTGTTCTAATGCAGCAGAGCAGTACTTTCCtagttacttttattattttaagcactTACCGAAAACATAACATCAGCGTTATAATTCTGTGGATCATTTATCATCAGATATACTCCGAAATAAAATGACAATGCGTAAGAACAAAACACGCAGAATAGCAGAAGACACATTGATATCCCCGAGTATATTTCTGTAAAGGCAAAACAGTTAACAGCTGCTAAATGGGTGGTAGCTTTTCCTCCCTTCACAAAATTCTGCTGAGAAGAATACGTAACAAATGACAAAGTTAGAGTTTAGTTTGGAGTTTAGAGTTAGAGTGGATGATAGATATTGGCACCTGATATAAAACAGGGTACCTACACCATcaccttttttaataaatatcctCCTGGCTTCAGAGAGACAGCGCCGATACCTCTCCAGCTCTCGTCGTTGTCCGTTAAAAGCGTACACAGTACGAATAGAGCTCAGTACTTCTTGTGCTATGGCACTGGCAAGACCATTTTGTATTGCTTCCTTCTTGTACAGACGATCAGCTATCTGTTCATGACAAGGTAGGGTAACTATTcgttatattgataaaaaaaatagtatggATTAGAATTAAAGAGCGGACAAAATGCGTGTATGAGTTcctattagaaatattaaaagaagcTCGAAATTTATATAAGTAACGTGTAAACTCGCCATATGAAATGAGTCTAACCGCAAAAGgggtttaattttttaaaagtttatcaGTAATTTTGTGATTTTGCACTATTAACGATTTACATcactatcataacttttaaactctcgcgttgcatgattaatatatataaaaggatacgggaattaacgcgaacacgcattttaccttaaaatgcctaatataacgtttcggcgcaggttgcactcggcgtggtcgcaggctgaccgAAACGTTTTACATCACTATCACCATAAAGTCTAAACTAAGCAGTGCGCTCGAAAAAAGAAATGTTTCAAGGTTCTAAACTagagcttgtaataaaatgaaacataCTAACTAGTCCGGTCAATCCGACGAGACTGAGGGTGACAGGGAGTGTAATAAGACACAACAGAGCCAACTTCCACCCCTTGAGGAGAGCCATGGTTATACAACTAATAGCCACCGTTGTGCTGAACACTAACGTCGACACCTTCTCACCTATACCTTCTTCTAATTTAGTCACGTCACTAGAATAAGAAAATCAGATATAGCTGACCGCGAACCAATACTACTTACGATATGCAGCAGATATTAGTTGCATGAAAGGGTATGCTCTAACACATTCCTTTATTAATTCCTCTTcattagtaataattaatttcctaCATAGTCCATTTAAATTAACATGTTTATATATACTCAGCCATCTTGGATGCAAAATCCGTGGTTAGGTGAAGATCAAAATACGCGAAGTCTTGATTTAAGACGGCTTTTAAATATTCCTGTCTTAATTTGAATATCTGAAACAGATTCATTACAAACGTTTTTTCAAATTAGATTACCTAAAGTTATTATTAGTGAAATTTTGGATCAGACTAGTTATGATATAAACTATTTCCCTTTTACGCATTCCCGTTCCTTGCACACGCTATTCTTCTTTCCAcacatttcttttttacataTTCAAATACCTTCCCACCTGATTTATCGCTGTAAGATTCATAAGAGCAGTAGCTATATATCCAGTCACGAGCAACAGTACGCCAACACTGCtgtattttattccaaaataatatatttttcttagaaacGCGGCATCATCATGTTTACCCTGATACTTCGACAATTGATATGAAATCATGTCTTGAAAAACTTGAGCCAACGTGACTATTGCGAAAGGGTATGTTATACCAGCGATTACTGAAGCCAACACGGACACAACGATGAAGATTTTGTCACAAATTGATGTGAATctgaactgaaaataaattcaacaataaGCACCTTTTTAAACGAGATGAAAATGTCTCACAATGCAATGATACAGTACCAATGTGAAGAACGATATACTTGGAGCGGTAGTTTCTCCTTTTTCTGTCTTtggcattttttaaattaaattataaagatcAGACCGCCTTTTAGTAAATTTATATCTAGTAATAATCTGCCCTTACTGAAAACaggtaaataagtttttattaaactaactaCGTAAAGTTCTTTTAATATATAGGATGCTACTGGTTAATGCAAAAGTAATGAAACGACAGGCCTTCAGAGAAGTCAGTTCTCGAAGATTACTAGGTTATTATGCATATTTCAAGCATGTACCCATTCGACCTACCTCGGTTCTCGAGACACCCAAAAAAAGTCAGgctcaataacaataaaattcttGGATTCTACCTCAGTCAGACAACTTTCAATCTCAAAAACACATAGCCAATTTCGTTACAGCGCTCCTCTATGGTCACACTGACATAATTATGAAGGCGCCTACAAAGAGGTAACATAAGGTTCCGAAGACATAACATAGCTGTCTTCGGAATCAGAGTAAGGACCAGGTACGGACCGTAGTACGAACGGGAAGGATCTGTCtgtttatatacctacattattttctGTGACGCCGATCCAATGGACACAGAaccatagaaattaatttaaggcTATAAATTATTTCGGTCCCTAAACTCCGACTCATTAATGTGCCGCAATGTCCAACATTTCTTCATAATATGAAGTGTTCATGTATTCATTAAAACTATTATAGGACTATACGAGTAAGTTAAGTTAACAGTACTTTTATTCGAAGAAAGAGTATGTAACTTACTTGCTTATTTTGAAAGGTTATAAGAAAGATTGACATGGAAGAATGGCTGagatcgttttttttttaatcctgCAGCATGAGTGttgaatatgtaaatatatttcttattaaaccATGGTATTATATCCAGGCACAGTAAGGtaaaaagcataatattataccAAACACTGGATATAGAAATACCTAAGCGTCATTTGAATTTCCCGCTCTATTTGCAGTTGGACAAATACAGATAGGTAACAAAATGATAAGTGTATAATGATAACACTCTTAAAAAAGGTATAAGATAGCAAATTCAATGAACAAGTACTTTTTACCATAATATTCACTATCGCTTATATAGAGGTACAGTGAACACTcattattgctttttattttgatcacaGTTTTTAGTAGCTAAAaccggttttattttattgtcaagaGGTTAAACAAGTATAAAAGTTGGCTAGCATTAAGATACCTTCGTATTTTTTGCTTAATTACtcatttagtttattaattatattgagCAATACTGCGTTTTGTTGTAGTCGTAGTTGGAGTGGTCCACAATTACttgcaaaaatacaaaacataagcAATAAGCATACAATCATGGTAGTggcgaaaaaatatattgttgtaaatcCGTTTGAAGGCGAACCTAAAAAGAGCGATTTTATGATTGTTGAAGAAAACCTTCCTGAACTACAAGAAGatggtatgtattttttttattacttatttaaattattagctATTGCCAGTGCTGCCATCCAGTAAATAttgaacttaattttaaataaattgctttctACAGAATTTTTAGCTGAAGCCGCATATATGAGTATCGATCCGTACCAGCGTATGAAGCTGGGTAATAAATACCCATGTGATATGATTGGTGGTCAAGTAGCTAAGTAagttactttaattattttataataaattattggtaTGGCCTGGGCTCTAAACAAAAGTTACAAAAGATGTAACCAACTATAGGCTCCAAATCTGTtcactgttttaaataatttaaaagtaataatcatAAGACCtgttatgtatgtaggtactggTATGCATATTTGGtccattataatatttgacCAAATTGACTTTTTTTAAGGGTGccctttttctttatttagggCAAGATATATTTGATATACCAATGTTCAGCTGGAACCTAAGGACTGTCCTAAGTCTCTCACTTATTGAATACCTAaccataataacataatataccaATACATATAAGTAATGTTCTTTTAGAATCATAGCAAGCAGAAATTCAGAATATCCTGAAGGAACATGGGTAATGGGTCATTTTGGTTGGAGAACGCACACTATCAGTAAACCTGAAAATGAGAAGTTTTGCATGCAAAAAccttttttgtacaaattgcCTGATTTCGAAGATTTACCGGTGTCTTTAGCACTCGGAGTATGCGGTAGAGTAGGGTGAGTTTAACATATCCATTTGTATTACTTGTCGAGAACCTATACGTAGAATTATCTAATGTGAAAATAATGTATGATTTAAGGAACACGGCCTACTTTGGCTTTACACAGATATGTCAGCCGAAACCAGGTGAAACAGTTGTGGTCTCAGGGGCTGCTGGCGCTGTGGGCTCTCATGTTGGACAGATCGCTAAAATACTTGGTTTGTAGATAGGTTTAGTTTTGTGGATCTTACTTACGTCGACATTATTcatcaaacatattattattcacaaatAGTGGTAGCTAATCTTTTGTTTTCCTAGGGTGTCGCGTTATCGGATTTGCCGGCAGTGATGAGAAATGCAAATGGTTGACCAATAAGCTTGGCTTCGATTGTACTGCCAACTATAAAACAACGGATCTAGCACAGTTCCTTAAAGAAAACGCACCCAACGGCGTAGATTGCTACTTCGACAATGTTGGAGGAGAAATAAGTAGTACTGTACTGTCACAGATGAATCAGTACGGAAGAGTAGCAGTCTGTGGTGCTATTTCTAGTTACAATGAAACTGATCCTGCAAAACGAAAAGGTAAATGAGCCACACCTCACATAATTATGCTTTAACTTCGGAAGCCCTGTTAGT
This genomic stretch from Anticarsia gemmatalis isolate Benzon Research Colony breed Stoneville strain chromosome 13, ilAntGemm2 primary, whole genome shotgun sequence harbors:
- the LOC142977714 gene encoding prostaglandin reductase 1-like; the encoded protein is MVVAKKYIVVNPFEGEPKKSDFMIVEENLPELQEDEFLAEAAYMSIDPYQRMKLGNKYPCDMIGGQVAKIIASRNSEYPEGTWVMGHFGWRTHTISKPENEKFCMQKPFLYKLPDFEDLPVSLALGVCGRVGNTAYFGFTQICQPKPGETVVVSGAAGAVGSHVGQIAKILGCRVIGFAGSDEKCKWLTNKLGFDCTANYKTTDLAQFLKENAPNGVDCYFDNVGGEISSTVLSQMNQYGRVAVCGAISSYNETDPAKRKATILQPFIVSKQLKIEGFLVNRYADRTIEGVNQNLKWVKEGKLQYREHITDGFETAVDAFIGLFRGENTGKTLVKVK
- the LOC142977734 gene encoding ATP-dependent translocase ABCB1-like; protein product: MPKTEKGETTAPSISFFTLFRFTSICDKIFIVVSVLASVIAGITYPFAIVTLAQVFQDMISYQLSKYQGKHDDAAFLRKIYYFGIKYSSVGVLLLVTGYIATALMNLTAINQIFKLRQEYLKAVLNQDFAYFDLHLTTDFASKMADDVTKLEEGIGEKVSTLVFSTTVAISCITMALLKGWKLALLCLITLPVTLSLVGLTGLIADRLYKKEAIQNGLASAIAQEVLSSIRTVYAFNGQRRELERYRRCLSEARRIFIKKEIYSGISMCLLLFCVFCSYALSFYFGVYLMINDPQNYNADVMFSVFIGVMAALGSFSSVGPLVQVMGVARGAGAQIYRVLDNVPTINPLLDRGLKPPTIAGRVEFKNVHFSYPSRPDVPVIKGINLTINPGDIVAIVGHSGSGKSTVITLISRYYDVSSGSVYLDGTDVRELSVAWLRSQMGHVRQEPVLFNTTVRENIRFGKEDATNDEIETAAKQANAHKFIVKLPKGYETTVGERGTSMSGGQKQRIAIARALVRQPRLLLLDEATSALDTASEAKVRKALDKAAMGRTTIIVAHRLSTIRHATVIHVMKDGEVVESGTHDELIEKRGLYHDMVGLQQPIETAETKDDNLSIREESKESQFDAENEDQTSKLHEESEEKVPKLSYWSVLALKAKDWKWMVLGILFSIVNGFSMPLFIVAFGDLFKAMSDPNPSYVMAKVEEVSLFCMMIGIVIGLSNLIEILSFGVSGAHMTEDLRGRMFEHLLRQQVSYFDEKANSVGALCTRLSAETSQAQRATGQRLGLCFQGIGSVGLALVLAMWFEWRVGLVALAFVPLAMVVFYYQSKAAIKESFSNAKALEDGTKVALEAVSNVRTVAALGRERGALRDYARALAPALGAARRGAHVRGLVAGLSRSMFNFMNTAAISYGGHLIVSESIDYHAILITTQSLQLASIQAQNAFMFVPDIQRGVAAASRIMALLNSKPTIYDPASPAVTPFVAKGEASLKDVMFTYPTRPGTQILRGIDLQIESGKTIALVGASGCGKSTVIQLLQRFYDADAGTVNLDGIPLPNLLLSEARGAFGLVSQEPTLFDYSIEDNIKYGDNSRSPSHQEVVEAAKQANIHDFIVSLPLGYDTNIGAKGTQLSGGQKQRIAIARALIRQPKILLLDEATSALDTESEKVVQAALDAASTSRTCVSIAHRLSTVRHADLVCVLRGGVVAEAGTHQELIDRKGLYYQLHANAQ